The following nucleotide sequence is from Hylaeus volcanicus isolate JK05 chromosome 3, UHH_iyHylVolc1.0_haploid, whole genome shotgun sequence.
CTAAATAAGTTATGGTGAATGGTTTATGTATAACATTTGCAGTATCAACGttgacgaaattaatttcgtgaataacaatttttgtagattatttatttagtttcattgcttaattaaaataaattatttgaaattaatagtaaacgGTATTACTCGAATGGTAGCTAGgagttttatttactttaaagcACATCATACTTTAATTATAACGTTTGAAGATTTGGATACATAATAAGGCTGTAAACAAACACTATAGGCTTTAACGAGCTTATCTATCATAGCTTTAATCTTCTGTTATCATTCGAAAGGCCGATGACTACTGTGTAATGGAAAAAGCTCGTCGCCGACGTATTTTCGTCATAAAATTCGTTGGCCGCACACCAAACAGCAAGAAATTTAGTGGATTGCGTCAGAAGCACGTGAGATTcaacgatgaaattttaacgcGTTCTTCCGAcattaaaattactcttaACAGGAATAATGCATGATCAAATGTTTGCATGAATCATGAAtgcatgaaaaaattatgctCCGAGTTTCGCTGGTTTTagtattgaataaattaaacttgtACGATTGTCTCGCTATGATTAAAAAGAATGGAGAACAAAACTGTCTGTCTTGTTACGTCACGAATCGTCTGAAGAAGCGTGATTGCATTGCTTGGCACTAAAACATTTAAGGTTATTTAGGTGAACAAAATctcgaataatgaataataaataagcgacttattattctttaattattaaataaatattggaattTGAATTACAGAATGATTTTGTATCTCATATTGAATGGAGAAAAACTTATCtgagtaattatttatcgaatgaaTTTCGCAAATAAAACGTTGCTATacgtttgattttattcgtcatttattcgtataaaattttgctcgctattataaaacaatgaaTACTTGGTACTATATAGGAAAATGTGTAtactatttttgtataatttgatGTTTATCAGTACACTCGTTATCGCGTTAAAAGGTTCTTCGCATTTTGCAACCTATTTACCAGCACtgttcgtaaatatttatgtaatcaTTTCTTTGTTGTCcttagtaattaattaaacgattaatgaatcactaattaaaaataaaatgcgcTTTCCACACAATACAGAGTCACGTGACTGATGTTCTAATAAGCGCAACCGATAAACCATGATACGCCATCGgagtgaaaaaatatttagatttcGTTTATCGCTTGATTTCTCTTCAATATCATCGCGTTGAACCAGAATAAACGATAGCTGACCATAGTACCActcaaaaaattaatcgaaacgcAGATTcggttttaataaaataaacgatgttcgtttgttttctttcttacaGTTAATGATGGCAGTCCGAAGTCTGGTCCACAATATAAAAGTCTTAGAGGTGCAATACAACAGATTATCAAGACTGAAGGTGTACGAGGACTTTACAAAGGTGTAACACCAAATGTATTAGGATCTGGCGGTGCGTGGGGTTGCTACTTCTTTTTGTAAGAACCTCTATTGATCTTAATTATTACAAAggatcaattttgaaataaacctATTAGAGTTTGTGTAATAATGTTagaattcttattatttagcTACAATACCTTTAAAGGCTGGATTCAAGGAGGAAATAGTCGAATACCATTGGGACCTTCCTGGCACATGTTTGCTGCAGCAGATGCTGGGATTCTTACTTTACTTATTACCAATCCACTTTGGGTAGTGAAGACACGTTTGTGTTTGCAGTATAAGGATGATGCAAATCTTCCAGAAAAGTACCGATACAAGGGCACGATAGATGcgattcaaaaaatttatagaacAGAAGGAATCCAAGGCTTGTATCGGGTTAGTAAACTCACTATTTATACAAGagaatattaatgaattattcattactaatatattattaattgtaggGTTTCGTTCCTGGAATGGTTGGTGTTTCACATGGTGCCATTCAGTTTATGGTCTATGAAGAGCTGAAAAATCAATACAACACTCGCCTAAATTTGCCAATAGACACTAAATTGGTAAGTTCGATATCTAGTAtataagtttattattaaaaaacagatCGACCTACAaacaatattctttatttacagtGCACAATGAGATACATCGTCTTCGCGGCAATCTCCAAATTAATTGCCGCTGCTTCTACTTATCCTTACCAAGTTGTAAGAGCGCGACTTCAAGATCATCATCACAACTACTCTGGCAGCATAGGATGCATACGATCGATATGGAGGTCAGAAGGCATGAGGGGTTTTTATAAAGGCTTAACACCATACTTAGTACATGTTACACCAAATATTTGTCTAATTACCgtaatttacgaaacattttctaatGTGCTTAAAGACTCTCATTGACTGTTTAGATTATattaatctaattttttaactatagaagaaaaagaaaacattagtCTCAGTtgaatattctgtaatttatGGAGATCGAGTTATGCTTTGATATTGGATTTGCCCAGCTTTACagttttacaaatttgatAGAATAGATTCGCTTAAGTGTAACTTTTATtccgaaatttcgaaattttttggTTGGTCGAGAGTACGCTTGAAACagtattattagaaaaagctGCTACTCTACCGTACATACACTTTCATGTAAGCGGCGAAGTCTCTGCAGtgttgaaatatgtatttctatGATGCCGTTCCTTGCTTTACATTGGTATAAATCAATGCAAAACTTAGATTGTTACATATCGTTGAATATTTCTCTcacaaaatacatatattgtgATATTTCATGGTTATAAAAGGTAACTATTCAAATGAtttagagaatatttttgGGGATTCGTTTGCAGAAGTAACTTATGAAATATGTGAACGAATGCTATAGGAATAGTTTTATTGTTCTTAATAATAGTATTTCAGTGAAGTTATTAAACTGCAAGTGTTTCGAGATTATAGAGACAGAtacgtaatataatattttaattcaagtttattttcgaaagataTAAACACAgcattagttttttttttttattaggaatAATTGAAGGCAGtctttaatatgtattattttatggtCATTTGATTATAGACGATTCTTTCATATTAacgattgaatattttattttgtaatgaataaaaaatacacatcTGCACTGAGcaaatactatttcaaatcTTCTCGCATTGTACGATGTAGTTTTTGAAGTGATAGTAATATGCACAGGTTATTTGAGGttacgttttaatttattcgacatCTTAtgtgtacaaaataattttatttgcactTGTAAAGCATAGAAGGGGATACTTATGTATTGTAACGAAAACTAACTTAATTATCTCTCATATTATAGTGACTCTTACGCGAGTTGGCACTCGTAAAATATATGTGTCATGTactcaaattattaaattacatctaATAGTTCCgattaacataaattaatattcttcgtCTAATAATTAAgagcaatatttattttggaattcctattttattgtaaaaatttaacTAGTAAAAGATGGAAGGTAAAGCGTATAATagttaaatttacatttcaattgaTCACATAATTGCATAAGCAACAGACTATGCGTATGCTTATAGTGTTTGTATATCGTCTCTCTAATGCGACTGTGTGAACATGAATGTAGACGAGAATTTCCGACATCTTTGCGTGATCTGCAAAGTCATGGGGTCTATCGAAAGTCTCATTGATAAAGGATATTAAGACAAGTGTATGCGTaggaatgtaattattatctaCAATCTCATTGTTATTCGTGCTCTCATGTTTCTTGTATGCAATGAATAAGCACCTTATTTCGAGTCACCTACGTTAGATGAATGTTGTAGAGTCTGGTACTCAGAGCAACCGAAGTGTagcaataaaattcaatgtcACTGTAACGTTTAATAAGTAggtcgaatttatttatacgggCCTTTTGAAAATACGACTATGAACGATTTAATAATAAGCACAGCAACTGATTGTTGATTATTTCACGTTCGATTGGCTGTTGATTTATTTAGACGCTCTCTCTTCTGGTTTGAACGAATCGATCCCTGGAATTTGCGTTTCACAATAGTCTGCGGGAACTGTAAAAATCAATCgacgaaatatatttgtataagaCACGGATTCTGGACTCGCACCACTAATGATTCTCATTACTTGTTCAGATATCTTTTTTCGGTGACAAGTAGGTGCTTTCGACACAGTTTCGCGTCACCCACGCGTTcttacttgaatatttttacaaatacattAATCGCAGTGCCGGGACCACGGATGTTAACGCGACAAAATATGTAAGATGGGAATATGTTTGTCTCTATGCCGTGAGTTTATGGGCGTGTGTGACGTGGACGTAATTGCGATCAGACGTTTCAATTGCGAAACCACCAGCAGTACGATTTTTGGACGCAGTACGTACGATTATACGTTGTATTTGTACCTGCATTTCACCAGAAATACAAAACCATAtgaatgagaaataaattatacagaatTGGAAATGTACGAGTTTTTAGAGACTCCTTTAtccatttctttaattttacgaaTCATTTACGCTTCCATTTGCTGGtcgacaaaaataatgaagtatTTGGAATATACAATATAGTTGAACTGTAGTAGAATTCATTAACGAATATTATCAATCAAAACTGATTTTGTGTCAGTTATATCTTTGTTACTTATGATTGCTCTTGTTCAGTGGAGAGTAACCTTTGAAAAATACGACAAGAATCGTACGCCGGTGCGAATGAGGAAATATATTGTAGATTCTATACAATTTGAACGTCAGAAAGTGAAAGCAAATAACGAAAGCGTATTACTGGTGGCTAATTGCAGATATGAAGGGTGGCGTGGCTATTACAAGGGTTTGAGCGCGAACCTGACCAGGGTGACTCCGGCAACTGTGATCACGTTTTTGGTATACGAAAACGTATCACATTACCTTCTGCAACTCACAAAAAGACGGAACGTCGTGGAAGACAGGACTCCTCTGCCCATTCTTGTTAAAAGAATCGAAACTTGAAGTTTGTTCGTTGGGAATTCGAACTGAGATGTCcggtatttaatttagaccTAATTCGGCGCCaccataaacaaaaattgaaggcACAATACATTTTGACCAGTCGACAGAATATTGTGATTCgcgaaataaatatgtttgtctctgtcaaatgaaaattacagtTAAATTGCTGTAACGTTAATCTAcgtgcatttaaatttttagcGAGTGACCGTATTCGTTACATTATTCCTTAAAGCATTTGTTTGCAAATAGGGAtgggtgaaatttatttcagaaagtattcgaattaCTACTTTTGTATTCGTTTGTTGTTAAAAGCTTAAAAGAATTTGCATGATGTATTTGCTACATATTGTGTGTAAGCAAAGAGTATACAAAACagttttcaaaacaattttaaatgtcattatttagaaatgatttatacatataattatttagaaatgatttatacatataattatttatgaaaaatattactatttatttattaatggtCACTACAGAATACAATATGTCAGGTTGCTCGTCGTTTGTTCTAAGCACTAAACACATATTTAGTACTTCAGAAGTATTTCAACTGCAACGTTATTCGAATACAGCCATCCTTGTATGTTAGTTCATCTTCGTATCTGTGAGATttagattaaattttcatctgtAACAATCGTGCCAGCTGGTCTGTGACGTTGTACACTGCATTGTCCATGTATTGTTATTGTGAAATCAATTATGAATACAGCGATCGAACTCGGTAAAATCaggtatttcatttattctgcGAAACTTATCGCCACGTTAATGTACGTTGTACTTGTTGCATGTGAACAAACTATACTCTTACATGTTGTGTAAACAGTGAGTATAAATCAAGCCGAACAATCT
It contains:
- the LOC128873908 gene encoding mitochondrial folate transporter/carrier; the protein is MSLIKTNTGSPGTTSVPMLSQLKYEHFLAGISGGVVSTLLLHPLDLIKTRFAVNDGSPKSGPQYKSLRGAIQQIIKTEGVRGLYKGVTPNVLGSGGAWGCYFFFYNTFKGWIQGGNSRIPLGPSWHMFAAADAGILTLLITNPLWVVKTRLCLQYKDDANLPEKYRYKGTIDAIQKIYRTEGIQGLYRGFVPGMVGVSHGAIQFMVYEELKNQYNTRLNLPIDTKLCTMRYIVFAAISKLIAAASTYPYQVVRARLQDHHHNYSGSIGCIRSIWRYEGWRGYYKGLSANLTRVTPATVITFLVYENVSHYLLQLTKRRNVVEDRTPLPILVKRIET